In one window of Caballeronia sp. TF1N1 DNA:
- the gnd gene encoding phosphogluconate dehydrogenase (NAD(+)-dependent, decarboxylating): MRLHAGTRLRRSEKADRTRQTQRQGVTDMQIGIVGLGRMGGNIGRRLMRDGHQCVVYDHSPQATDALASEGATGAKDLGDLVAKLATPRVVWLMLPAGKITEDTLNDLRQILSPDDVIIDGGNSFYKDDIRRAAELKAQGLHYVDVGTSGGIWGLERGYCMMIGGDDAVVNRIDPILATLAPGRGDIPLTPGRDGRDARVENGYMHCGPVGSGHFVKMVHNGIEYGLMQAYAEGFHILKHKESTELPENERYTLDLADVAEVWRRGSVVSSWLLDLTAGALAGDGSLERYSTEVADSGEGRWTIEAAIEEAVPAQVLSAALYTRFRSRDAEAFPERMLSAMRFGFGGHKEFGVK; this comes from the coding sequence ATTCGGCTTCACGCCGGAACGCGTCTACGAAGAAGCGAAAAAGCAGATCGAACGCGTCAAACACAACGGCAAGGAGTAACGGACATGCAGATTGGCATCGTGGGACTGGGGCGCATGGGCGGCAACATCGGACGCCGCCTGATGCGCGACGGGCATCAATGCGTCGTCTACGACCACAGTCCGCAAGCAACCGACGCACTCGCGAGCGAAGGCGCGACCGGCGCGAAGGATCTCGGCGATCTGGTCGCAAAACTTGCCACGCCGCGCGTCGTCTGGCTCATGCTGCCCGCCGGCAAGATCACGGAGGACACGCTTAACGATCTCCGGCAGATTCTGAGCCCGGACGACGTGATCATCGACGGCGGCAACAGCTTCTACAAGGACGATATCCGCCGCGCCGCCGAGCTAAAAGCGCAGGGCCTGCATTACGTCGATGTCGGCACGTCAGGCGGCATCTGGGGCTTGGAGCGCGGCTACTGCATGATGATCGGCGGCGATGACGCGGTGGTGAACCGTATCGATCCGATTCTCGCGACGCTTGCGCCGGGACGCGGCGACATTCCCTTGACGCCCGGCCGCGACGGACGCGATGCGCGTGTCGAGAACGGCTACATGCATTGCGGACCGGTTGGTTCGGGACATTTCGTGAAGATGGTGCACAACGGCATCGAGTACGGATTGATGCAGGCGTATGCCGAGGGCTTCCATATTTTGAAGCACAAGGAATCGACCGAGTTGCCGGAAAACGAGCGCTACACGCTCGATCTGGCCGATGTCGCGGAAGTCTGGCGGCGTGGCAGCGTGGTGTCGTCGTGGCTGCTCGATCTGACCGCGGGCGCGCTTGCGGGCGATGGTTCGCTCGAACGCTACTCGACCGAAGTGGCCGATAGCGGCGAAGGGCGCTGGACGATCGAAGCGGCCATCGAGGAAGCGGTGCCGGCGCAAGTGTTGTCAGCGGCGCTTTATACGCGCTTCCGGTCGCGCGATGCCGAAGCCTTCCCCGAGCGCATGCTATCGGCAATGCGCTTCGGCTTCGGCGGCCACAAAGAGTTCGGCGTGAAGTAA
- a CDS encoding NADP(H)-dependent aldo-keto reductase produces MKYRKLGDSGVDVSLIGLGTMTWGEQNTESEAHEQIDYALAQGVNLIDAAEMYPVPPRPETQGRTEEYIGTWLARNGGKRADIVLATKIAGPARQPHNPRHIRGAGNQFDRKNIVEAVDSSLAGLQTDYIDLYQLHWPDRSTMTFGRPNYPYIDDEYTVPIEETLAALGELVKAGKIRHIGLSNETPWGVAQFLRASEKAGLPRVVSIQNPYSLVNRVYELGLSEFTHKEGVGLLAYSPMAFGWLSGKYEGGARPAGARITLFERFQRYSKPQAIAAITSYVELAKRHGLTPAQLSLAFVNSRPFTTSTLIGATSMAQLKENIDSVNVELSEEIIAEIEALHERQPNPAP; encoded by the coding sequence ATGAAGTATCGGAAGCTGGGAGATTCGGGTGTCGACGTGAGTCTGATCGGGCTTGGCACCATGACCTGGGGCGAGCAGAACACCGAGAGCGAGGCGCATGAACAGATCGACTACGCGCTCGCTCAAGGCGTGAATCTGATCGATGCCGCCGAAATGTATCCGGTCCCGCCGCGCCCTGAAACGCAAGGCCGCACTGAGGAGTACATCGGTACGTGGCTCGCGAGGAACGGCGGCAAGCGCGCCGATATCGTGCTTGCCACCAAGATCGCCGGGCCCGCGCGCCAGCCGCACAATCCGCGGCACATCCGCGGCGCGGGCAACCAGTTCGACCGCAAGAATATCGTCGAAGCCGTCGACAGCAGCCTCGCGGGCCTGCAAACGGATTACATCGATTTGTATCAGCTGCATTGGCCCGACCGCAGCACGATGACCTTCGGCCGCCCGAACTATCCGTATATCGACGATGAATACACGGTGCCGATCGAGGAAACGCTCGCCGCGCTCGGCGAACTCGTCAAGGCCGGCAAGATTCGTCATATCGGGCTGTCCAACGAAACGCCGTGGGGCGTCGCGCAATTCTTGCGCGCGTCGGAAAAGGCGGGCTTGCCGCGCGTCGTCAGCATTCAGAATCCGTACAGTCTCGTGAACCGCGTGTACGAACTCGGGCTCTCCGAATTCACGCACAAGGAAGGCGTGGGCCTGCTTGCTTATTCGCCGATGGCCTTCGGCTGGCTCTCGGGCAAATACGAAGGCGGTGCGCGCCCGGCCGGCGCGCGCATCACGCTATTCGAGCGCTTTCAGCGCTACAGCAAGCCGCAGGCAATCGCTGCCATCACTTCCTATGTCGAACTGGCGAAGCGCCACGGTTTGACGCCCGCGCAGTTGTCGCTAGCGTTCGTCAACAGCCGTCCGTTCACGACGAGCACGCTTATCGGTGCGACGTCGATGGCACAGCTGAAGGAAAACATCGACAGCGTGAACGTCGAACTTTCCGAGGAAATCATCGCCGAGATCGAAGCGCTTCATGAACGTCAGCCGAACCCGGCGCCTTGA
- the tkt gene encoding transketolase: MSQATPKSSADLDTLTINTIRTLSMDAVQKANSGHPGTPMALAPVAFHLWQNHLRYDPDAPLWPNRDRFVLSVGHASMLLYSLLHLSGVKEVDEFGKPTGKPAISIDDIKNFRQLDSKTPGHPEYRMTTGVETTTGPLGQGLGNSVGMAMAARWKEAHFNKSDSPLFDYRVYALCGDGDMMEGISHEAASIAGHLKLSNLIWIYDSNRITIEGHTDLAYSDDVEARFHGYNWNTLHVDDANDAAALEAAINKAKATTDKPTLIVVKSIIGWGAPNKQDTAAAHGEPLGADEIKAAKRAYGWPEDAQFLVPDGVVQHFADGMGARGKAAHEAWKKQFDSYGKDYPDLAKQLTLMLEAKLPEGWEKSIPTFEPDEKGIATRESSGKVLNAIAQSIPWLIGGAADLSPSTKTNLKFDGAGSFEATSYDGRNLHFGIREHGMGSVANGLALSNMRPYASTFLIFSDYMKPPIRLSAIMELPVVYVFTHDSIGVGEDGPTHQPIEQLASLRGVPGLTTLRPADANEVGEAWRVALSYHKEPSCIVLTRQPLPTFDRKKYASAEGVRRGAYVLADTEGGKTPEVLLLATGSEVALCVGVYEKLKAEGIAARVVSMPSWDLFEKQDEAYKESVLPNAVNARVAVEQAGTLGWDRYVGRLGTVLAMHTFGASAPLKALQAKFGFTPERVYEEAKKQIERVKHNGKE, from the coding sequence ATGTCTCAAGCAACGCCGAAGTCTTCCGCCGATCTTGACACGCTCACGATCAATACCATCCGCACGCTGTCGATGGACGCCGTGCAAAAAGCCAATTCGGGTCACCCCGGCACGCCGATGGCGCTCGCGCCAGTCGCGTTCCATCTGTGGCAAAACCATCTTCGCTACGATCCCGACGCGCCGCTCTGGCCGAATCGCGACCGCTTCGTGCTGTCGGTCGGGCACGCGTCGATGCTGCTCTATTCGCTGCTGCATCTGTCCGGCGTGAAGGAAGTCGACGAGTTCGGCAAGCCAACCGGCAAGCCGGCCATCTCGATCGACGATATCAAGAATTTTCGTCAGCTCGACAGCAAGACGCCGGGCCACCCGGAATACCGCATGACGACCGGTGTCGAAACCACGACAGGTCCGCTCGGTCAGGGTCTCGGCAACAGCGTCGGCATGGCGATGGCCGCGCGCTGGAAAGAAGCGCACTTCAACAAAAGCGATTCGCCGCTCTTCGATTACCGTGTCTACGCGCTTTGCGGCGACGGCGACATGATGGAAGGAATCTCGCACGAAGCGGCATCGATCGCGGGGCACCTAAAGCTGTCGAATCTCATCTGGATCTACGACAGCAACCGCATCACGATCGAAGGACACACCGACCTTGCGTATAGCGACGACGTCGAAGCGCGCTTTCACGGCTACAACTGGAACACGCTGCACGTCGACGACGCCAACGACGCCGCCGCGCTCGAAGCGGCCATCAACAAGGCGAAGGCGACCACCGACAAGCCGACCCTGATCGTGGTGAAGAGCATCATCGGCTGGGGCGCGCCGAACAAGCAGGACACGGCGGCCGCGCACGGCGAACCGCTCGGCGCCGATGAGATCAAGGCTGCGAAGCGCGCGTACGGCTGGCCGGAAGACGCGCAGTTCCTCGTGCCCGACGGCGTAGTGCAACATTTCGCCGATGGCATGGGTGCGCGTGGCAAGGCGGCGCACGAAGCCTGGAAGAAGCAGTTCGATTCCTACGGCAAGGACTATCCGGACCTCGCGAAGCAACTCACGCTGATGCTCGAAGCGAAGCTGCCGGAAGGCTGGGAAAAGAGCATTCCGACCTTCGAGCCGGACGAAAAGGGAATCGCCACGCGCGAGTCGTCGGGCAAGGTGCTGAACGCCATCGCGCAGTCCATTCCCTGGCTGATCGGCGGCGCGGCGGACTTGTCGCCATCGACGAAAACGAATCTGAAGTTCGACGGCGCGGGCAGTTTCGAGGCAACGAGCTACGACGGCCGCAATCTGCACTTCGGCATTCGCGAGCACGGCATGGGCTCGGTTGCCAATGGACTCGCGCTGTCCAACATGCGGCCGTATGCGTCGACGTTCCTGATTTTCAGCGACTACATGAAGCCGCCGATCCGCCTCTCCGCGATCATGGAACTGCCGGTGGTCTACGTGTTCACGCACGATTCCATCGGCGTGGGCGAGGACGGACCGACGCACCAGCCGATCGAGCAACTCGCTTCGTTGCGCGGCGTGCCGGGCCTCACCACGCTGCGTCCCGCCGATGCCAACGAAGTCGGCGAAGCATGGCGCGTCGCGCTGTCGTATCACAAGGAGCCGTCGTGCATCGTGCTGACGCGTCAACCGCTGCCGACCTTCGATCGCAAGAAATACGCGTCGGCTGAAGGCGTGCGGCGCGGCGCTTACGTGCTTGCCGACACCGAAGGCGGCAAGACGCCCGAAGTGCTGTTGCTTGCCACCGGCAGCGAAGTCGCGCTGTGCGTGGGCGTCTACGAGAAGCTGAAGGCCGAAGGCATCGCGGCGCGCGTCGTATCGATGCCTTCGTGGGACCTCTTCGAGAAACAGGACGAAGCCTACAAGGAATCGGTGTTGCCGAATGCGGTGAATGCTCGCGTTGCGGTCGAACAGGCCGGCACGCTCGGCTGGGACCGCTACGTCGGCCGGCTCGGCACCGTGCTCGCCATGCATACGTTCGGTGCGTCCGCACCGTTGAAGGCGCTTCAGGCCAAATTCGGCTTCACGCCGGAACGCGTCTACGAAGAAGCGAAAAAGCAGATCGAACGCGTCAAACACAACGGCAAGGAGTAA